TTGCGACCGTATTACAAATCAGTATTTTCTGGATGAACCGGGGATCGTGACACATTGAAGAAAAAGCCAACCTCTCAAAACTCGCTTCGCTTAGGGCTGTGTTGTCAGTTTCTTGAAGAACCGATCCAGTTTCGTAACACAACGGTCAAAGCCAACAGCAGTATGGATCGCCCGGCGGCTCTGGAAAAACTATCCCGTTTGTGTAGAGAAAATGCAGTTGCGTTACAGGCAGCACTTAAATATTGCGTAACACACGATATTGGCTGCTTTCGAATCAACAGTCAGATATTGCCTCTGAAAACTCACCCCGAATGTGGCTATGAGACGAATGACCTTCCCGAAGGGAAAGAGATTGTCTCACTATTCAAGCAGTGCGGAAAGTACGCCCGTGAACATAATCTTCGTACCTCGTTCCATCCTGATCAGTTTGTCGTGCTCAATTCACCGCGTCCCGATGTCGTAGAGCGTTCCATAGCAGAACTCGAATATCAGGCGAACGTCGCAGAGTGGGTCAATGCTGATGTGATCAACATCCATGGTGGTGGTGCCTATGGTCATAAACAAAGCGCCTTAAAACAGTTTGCCAAAAATCTGCGCCGTCTCTCGAAGCGGGTACGAAGTCGATTGACTGTTGAGAACGACGATACGACTTATACTCCGTCTGATTTGTTACCCTTATGCCGCGAGACAGGGATTCCTCTCGTCTATGATGTGCACCATCACCGCTGTCTACCCGATACGCTTTCTATTGAAGAGGCGACTAACGAAGCCCTGACAACCTGGAACCGAGAACCGTTGTTTCATATCTCCAGTCCATTGGAAGGCTGGAAAGGACCGAAACCGCAACGACATCATGATTTTATTTCAATCAAAGACGTCCCCCACTGTTGGGAAAAACAAGAACTCACTATCGAAGTCGAAGCCAAGGCGAAAGAACTAGCAGTGTTGAAGCTCAAACGGTCACTCAAGCGACGACTTGGTTGAGCGTTTTGTGATAGTGCAAAGCGTCAGACTGATCAAAAAGATCAGCCATTCACCCCCGGCCAGAGCATAGGTCGTCGACTCGAATCCCGTAAACACAAAAAAGCCAAGCGTGCGAAACAAAACCAGACAGCCGTGAACGATCGCGCAGAGACAAAGTGAAAAGTGAGTGACTTCTTTCTGGAAGAGTGGCCACAGGAAGACGATACCGAGTGCCAGTTCCAG
The Gimesia aquarii DNA segment above includes these coding regions:
- the uvsE gene encoding UV DNA damage repair endonuclease UvsE is translated as MKKKPTSQNSLRLGLCCQFLEEPIQFRNTTVKANSSMDRPAALEKLSRLCRENAVALQAALKYCVTHDIGCFRINSQILPLKTHPECGYETNDLPEGKEIVSLFKQCGKYAREHNLRTSFHPDQFVVLNSPRPDVVERSIAELEYQANVAEWVNADVINIHGGGAYGHKQSALKQFAKNLRRLSKRVRSRLTVENDDTTYTPSDLLPLCRETGIPLVYDVHHHRCLPDTLSIEEATNEALTTWNREPLFHISSPLEGWKGPKPQRHHDFISIKDVPHCWEKQELTIEVEAKAKELAVLKLKRSLKRRLG
- a CDS encoding DUF4345 family protein gives rise to the protein MARTFLALVSFIYILLAVWCAFAPDTTSQSVGFILKPGSGQSEFLTVYGGLELALGIVFLWPLFQKEVTHFSLCLCAIVHGCLVLFRTLGFFVFTGFESTTYALAGGEWLIFLISLTLCTITKRSTKSSLE